From the genome of Mastacembelus armatus chromosome 21, fMasArm1.2, whole genome shotgun sequence:
ATTGTCCTGTGATTTTAAGAAAGTCCTTTTCaacaatgttttttctttttttataaatagtggttatgttatatatgtgtattGTTTTTCACTGTTATAGGTCCAGGAGGAAATTATGGTGGAGGACCAGGTTATGGAGGAGGCCGGGGGAGCTATGGCGGTGGTGGTCCGGGGTATGGCAACCAGGGAGGTGGATTTGGTGGCAGCTGTGATGGAGGTTATGGAGGTAGTGATGGAGGTAAACATTGTATTGACTCCAAATTAAGTGCTAGAAACCAAAGAGAACAGTATAAGGCATCTGAAATCAAACCTTCACTTAAAGTTGACACTTCCAACTTCAGGTTACGGTGGGGGTGGAAATTATAATGACTTCGGAAATTATGGTGGACAGCAGTCAAACTATGGGCCCATGAAAGGAAGCAGCTTTGGTGGCAGAAATTCAGGTGGACCATATGGTGGTGAGTTTTAATCTCCCTGTACCACAGACTTCAATATGATACAACAGTATAATTTCTCTTGATGAATAACATTTTGTGGTGACTAATCCTAAACTGCAGGTGGCTACAGCTCGGGTGGCGGCGGCGGAGGGGGCTACAGCTCACGACGATAttaattatttcatgttttggtAAGTTGCATTCAGTTTCACGACACCCTCGTAGCACAGTACAGAGTGAGCCCATGAAAGCGCAGAATAACTCTTTGTTCTATCCTGTATCCATTCAACAGGCTTCAGTTCTTAGCAGGAGAGGCGAGGAGGTGAGCAAAGGAGTTGTCAGGAAAGCTGCAGGTTACTTTGAGGCAGTCATCTGAAAGCATTAGAGGAACACACAAGTCAGACATTACTGCAGCAAGAAGGACTGTAAAAACAAGACATGAGTGCAGATGATATTCTTCCTTAATTGTGATAGATGTTTCCCTAATAAGAAAATTTTCCTTTTGTGCGTTTGGAGTGTGTGTATTGTGCCTATGGTATCAGGGGTAAAGAgtaaattgtttcttttttttatctgaagcCAGTTCTTAATatctatattttctttttgtatatGGGTTAGTTTTCTCCTGGTCAATTAACCTTTTGTCTTTTAACCTGATTTTTGTCAAATAGCATAGTTTATCAGGCCCTCAGATGAGCTAGAATtacatcatttttctttattatgatTTGCTCAAATGCAAGTGTCAAGTGTATTTTGATTATTGATGTGAAGCACCATATGTAAATCGTTCGTAGTACCAGTGTCAAAAAATATAAGCAGTCTGAATTAGAAATAAGGGAGTCCCCTCACTCTTGTTTCCAGCAAAACGAATTCTAGATTGTTCAAATATTTTGATTAGACCGAATAAAATTGTGTAGTAAAGTAACTCAAGGTTCAGTGCGTCATTGGTTCAGAAAACGCTTAAATGAGTTGTGAATTAATCTATTTGCTGATGATTGTGACTGTGAAGTTTAGTGAATTAGCCCGTCCAGAACCTTCTGCCCCTTTGTGGAGTATTAATTTAAGACTTATATTGGTGATATTAGTAtatgtgctgcatgtttttgtctgtcagtcAATGACAAGTGAGTTTTGGGTAGTCCTAGGGCAAGGGCCCATTGAAGAAATATAGCAGTATTGAGCAAGTAGGATTATAAAAGCCACAAGCACCTGCAGTTTTGGCCCCCAGCGTCGCTAGTGTGGAAGATTGCAGATGACTGTCAGACAGGACGTCTTCAGCCCCAGCACAGTGGACCAGTCAGCATTTTGACAGAGAAGGGAGAAGGCAGCATCGAGCACAACGCCCATGGAGGAAGCTTGCAGTGTCGTGCCTGGTAGTGAGCATCTATCTCTCTTTCAAGGCTAGCTAAACCCTCCATCAGCTGGTGCTAGCGAAGAAAGACTAGTTCCTGGACACATTGGAGATCCTGTTGAGTCAGAGATACTGCAGTTTTACCCACAAACACTAGATTTCAGACATTTACAAGAAAAGGGAGTGAGTATTTCTCAAAAGCTGACTTGACAAGGTGGAGCAGGTAAGAGTAACCACTTTGCTTGATTTACAGATGTGGAAAGAGGCATTCTCTTCTTGCTGAAACTCTGTAAAGACCTGATAACATGGGAGGTTCTCGATGGGTAAGACTTTTTCAAAATATTATCAAAGGCAGCTCATATTATAATTTAACATGGTAATAATACAAGGTGGAAAGGTTTTTTAAGGTAAACCAAGCAGGATGGCAATGTCGGATGTATTGCTCCACCACACCAGAATCACCCTGTGACCTTCACCACATGGGTTGGTATACCTTGAAAGCAAAATgtgtgttctttgtgttttatttctgttatcaGCCACTTAATTACAGCAGAGTTATTTATGACTCTTTGCAAAACAAGATTAGTATATTTACAAGGAAAAATTAAACAGACTGCAACTAGCAAGTATTTTTAGTATAATTTAATGTCCATTACTTTATAAATGGCAGGAagcgatttaaaaaaaaaaaaagtttaataatagTATTATAGAGCTAGATCTTAAAATATTTCAACCAATAGTTCAACCAATTCTTTAGAACCCAAAGACATTCAGTTTACAAAAATCCGCATTAACAAGGATCTTGGTGCCACTTACATTTACATTGTAGATTATTTTAACCTTAAAAGTTTTGgaatcaaaaacattttgaaaaagcaTGTGAGGATGTCCGTATCCGAGATGTTTCTCAGTGATAGAAATACCAACCACAAGATgtcatttaaacttttttttttgttcattttatactTGAAAGGATTCTCACGCACACCTTTAGTTTCAAACAGTTCCTATCAGTAACAGGAAAACCTGCTAATGCCTGCCTGCTAATCTTTTGCATTCAGTTGCACAATCATATTTCTGCAGAGGAATGTAGAATAACAGCTCAAGATATTTTTGCCAAAAGAACACCAGTATCAGTAAACAATTTTAGCTTTACTGTAAAAtgttatatgtaaatataactTGTTCTCTAAATAAAGTCATTGTTCTTAACctgagtgtttttatttctgaaaagcaTTTCAAAGTAATAGGCTGTGACgtaaatgtgtgtctttgttgtaTAATCTCTAACTCCTATCCATGTCAAAAGAtttcagtttgatttgatttacaGATGTCCTTGAGTTTGTTACCCTGCAGACCAGGttagcatcacacacacacacacacacacacacacacctctgccgTACGAGTAGAGAATAAAATCGGTGAATAAAGgtcgtgtttgtgtgtgatagtGCATGTAGAGCACATACCGACTGAGTAGGCGTTTATCTTTGAATATGCTTAGCCAGTAGACCATTGTGAAATTGTCATGCATGGCTTATGCTGAGCATACTCTACTACTGGTCAACAAttgctgtttgttgtgtaaCATAATGAAGGCGGTGGGTGTGACTCCTTTTGCTGCAGGAGTTTCAAAGCATTAAAAGAGTTAGGCTACTGTGCAAACAAGCTCGTTCTAATGAATTGAGAGCTGATTGTGAAAGTGATTTAAACTTGACGCTTTTCCTTTAACGCATCACTCCTTTGGTAAAGCTTTCAAGTCAAGAGCTGCCTTGAAGATGTATGTTATGTAACTGTTCCTTTGGCTATATATCCATCTGGCTTTAATTTGTTACAGGCTGTGGCCACAGCTCACCACACAAAACCAATATTCTGTTCTCAGAAAACAGGGGGTCCATATACCTAAGAACAGTTTATTGAAAAGCACAGGCAAATCATAAAGAGAAAGTTATAAAATATGAGTAGCAATGATCGAAACAATCATTAGCGTACAGAAATAtgatatatacaatatatatatatatatacacatacagtaacttTTTTTCAATCTCAAGagcacatttatatttacaaacAATATTGGTTAAAGAATCTAAGGGTTTCAGAGtacaaaagtaaaatatcaaaaatattaCAACATTCAGGAGAAgtatacaaaaaatatacaatagTTCTGCTGAGCTACTAAAGTTTTAAAGCTGAGCTGCTACAAAGTTATTGCATAGTATTACTATGATAATGCGGTACCATATTACAAAGGGGACAAGCGGTTGTCTTCTCGCTTGATGAAAGTCTTTTTAATGCGAGGAACAAGAAAGATGCTGCCGTCAGTTGACTGCTGGAGGGAGTAATCTGATGGAGAGTAGGAATTCCCCTTCTCATCTCTCAACATGCTGAAGACCTCCAGGTACAAGCTGTTGAGCTCCTTCTTCATTTCCTTCAGGTTTTTGATGTTCTGGCTCTTTTCGCCCAACAGACgctctttttcctccttcagTGAGTCCAGCTCACCCGCCAGACCCACTATGTTCTCCATCTTGCGCTTACGGCAGTTCTGAGCAGCTACTTTGTTCTTGCCACGGCGGCGTATGTCACGGACTAGGGCCAGCTGGGATTCGTTTAGTTGGTGCTTTGACATCATCTCATTAAAGTCATCAACAGGCAAATTGATAATCATGTCAACAGTGAAAGGGATTTTGAGGGCTCTAGCCCTCTGCTCGTCTCTCGAGAGACGCATGTCAGATCGTTTCTTTTGCTTGTCTTTGGTGAAAGGAGCAGTGTTGTGACCTATCTCCTCTGCTGGGtctgtgttctgctgtttgGGTTTCTTCTCCTGCTGTTGTGGCTGCCCTGTTAGTTCAGGGATGGAAACTGCTGTCTGGAGATCATCAGGTTGGAAATTTAGAGAGAACATCTCTGAGTAGTCAGACTCTGCACTACCAGGGTTGTGGTCCATCTCCTCCATTTCTGAATCACTGTAACCAAAGGCCCCGTCTCCATATACAGATTTCCCAGGTGAACTACCATTTGGACTAGTGTTTGAAGAGATTCCTGAATCAGAGTCTGGCATTTCAGTTGTCACATTGGCTTTGCTGCTGTCAAATGCATCGCCAGGTGAAAGGCTGTAAAGGTCCATGGGTGTGAAGGGTGGCTTGTTTGTCACATCAGACATAGTGGTATTTTCATTTCCTTCCAGGCCGTGCTGACCACTGCTCTCTTCCAGAACTGTGTTGGGGTAAAATATGTCACAGAAGCTTTCTGCACCAAAGTTAGCATTTAACTGAGGAGCTTTTGCCTCAATTTGGTTGAGATTGTCTGGCGGGACGATTGATGGAACAGAGCcatcaaatgtatttataaactctgaacaaacatttaaagtgtttgtttcCCCATCTGTGAGACTGGCCATAGGATAAAAAGGGAAGTTTGGATTTTGTACTTCAGGGCTGTTTGAAAGACGATATGTTGTCGACAGCGATTCCTCAATTTGCATGCCCAGgcattgctaaaaaaaaaaaacaagataaaggaccattaaaataaatacactcaACCTATTACAGTTCCACTTTGCTATATTTTATACTGGATATGACAATTAGGTGTGGATATGGCTTTTACAGTTTCTACAATGGGAGTGTTATCTTATTATGCTGCTTGATAGAAAGCTGTATGGTTTTTGAAACAAAGTAAGAGGTCAAGGCAGAAAATGGCACATTGGTCCACCCATCAGCTAATGCAAATATGAGCTGACTTGAAACAACACTGATAAGGCAggtaccaaaaaaaaacaaaacaatcttcACTTTTCTTCCATTCAGCAAAGCTTTTAAGACCTCACCATCCTCCCTAACCCTAGTCTTTTCAGATGAAGCTAATGGTTACTAGTCATAAAAACTGTATCATATCTCGAGCATCTACTTCCTTATTACTTGCAAAAGTCTCAACAATGAAATTTAATCACAGTGGAATGAGCAGTGTGCTCCTGTCTCCACATGTATAAGACCCCATTCTGATAGGGCAAACAAAAAAGTGCTTGTCCGCCAATGCTGAGCTCCTGCCGTTGAAGCATTCTTTGGGTATTTGTTCCACAGTGCAAACCACAATGCCACTGAGGCACTAGAATCCATGTATTATTTACCTGCAGTTCAGGGAGGGACAAAAGCTCCATCCAGGCCTGCTCCAAATCTGGGGACATGCCCTGCGGTGGTGACACTGGATCTGGGGAGAGCGCTGCTGACGGCAGAGCTGGCTGCTCAGGGGACCTCATGATGTTGTTACTGCCAGGTACAGAAACAGTTGTGTCCAGGCCAACTGAAGTGTTCTGTCAgtcaaaaacatgaatgtgacaGTTTTCAGTTACAACTTAAAGCTGTGTTAACAACTATGAATGTGTGACAGTAATTTATTTAGTATTCATACCTCAGTTTCCTCTACGGGAAATGTCTCTGCCAGTAACTGCAAGCATTCATCAAATGACATGGTGTCACCATCCTCTGTGAAATTGACATTCTGTAACAGAGATGAAGGTACATGCTGTTAGCATCATTTGCTGTGCactatgttttaaaaacaacacatgattttatatttatagaGCATAGGTCTCTGTGGAGTAGTTTCTGTAGCAGAACACACAATGCAAAACTACAGACccacctgtgtttgtgtaattaCACAAGATGAGGTGGTTGCCTAGCTACAACCCCTACGCAGCCAATCAAATAAAGTGGGAGTGGTCCACCTCTGACATGACTAATGAGGACCTTGTGTATGTACCTGTGTAACCTCTAGAGGTGTGACAGCCGACTGCAGTGGGGCGCTGGGTGGCGGGCGGGGTACGTACTCTCCCGTCTCCTCGTCGAGCTGTAGCTGTGCAAGCAGGGCCTTCTCCTGCTCCTGGAGCAGATGCagcctcttttcctcctccagctcccgCTGCTTCTGCAGCTCATGCTCTTTCTGACGATGGTTGTAGTCAAAAACCTCTCGCCTGGCTCCAAGATCAATGTCCTGCTTCCACAGTATGTCAATCAGGTCCATATCCTGGGGGGGGTGGGGAGTAACACAGATCAGTTAATGAGAGCCATTTTGTCCTCTAGTGAAAAATGTTGCATCAGCACTAGTACAAGTTGGCATGTCCCTGCTGTGAAGTACTGCACCTGCCACACCCCATCCCTCAGTATctgttcactgacaacagcacTGGCATTAATGTCAAGAGGGATAAGCTGCATGAATAATAGATattcttctctctttcccttgttgcc
Proteins encoded in this window:
- the nfe2l2a gene encoding nuclear factor erythroid 2-related factor 2a translates to MMMEMEVAHSGQQDMDLIDILWKQDIDLGARREVFDYNHRQKEHELQKQRELEEEKRLHLLQEQEKALLAQLQLDEETGEYVPRPPPSAPLQSAVTPLEVTQNVNFTEDGDTMSFDECLQLLAETFPVEETENTSVGLDTTVSVPGSNNIMRSPEQPALPSAALSPDPVSPPQGMSPDLEQAWMELLSLPELQQCLGMQIEESLSTTYRLSNSPEVQNPNFPFYPMASLTDGETNTLNVCSEFINTFDGSVPSIVPPDNLNQIEAKAPQLNANFGAESFCDIFYPNTVLEESSGQHGLEGNENTTMSDVTNKPPFTPMDLYSLSPGDAFDSSKANVTTEMPDSDSGISSNTSPNGSSPGKSVYGDGAFGYSDSEMEEMDHNPGSAESDYSEMFSLNFQPDDLQTAVSIPELTGQPQQQEKKPKQQNTDPAEEIGHNTAPFTKDKQKKRSDMRLSRDEQRARALKIPFTVDMIINLPVDDFNEMMSKHQLNESQLALVRDIRRRGKNKVAAQNCRKRKMENIVGLAGELDSLKEEKERLLGEKSQNIKNLKEMKKELNSLYLEVFSMLRDEKGNSYSPSDYSLQQSTDGSIFLVPRIKKTFIKREDNRLSPL